Proteins encoded in a region of the Deltaproteobacteria bacterium genome:
- a CDS encoding alpha/beta hydrolase codes for MARLLTVVALIAPAVSAANYGPRFQQKMVPVEGCTLSVTVGGAGPAVLLLHGYAETAQMWKPLAGQLAPRFTVVAIDLPGIGDSSIPASGIDMTTSAKRIHEAVRKLGYERARVVGHDIGLMVAYAYAAQYPNEVETLTLMDAFLPGIGAWRDVYDAPGPWHFRFHGHTPELLVKGRERTYFEHFWNDFAADPAHSIPEADRQAYARAYARPGRMAAGFAYFASFMKTADEFAQFGKTQLPMPVTSIGGEKANGDALGAQMKLISPNPTVVIIRGSGHWIMEERPEETMAAVTRALAQSGTAQK; via the coding sequence ATGGCTCGCCTGTTGACAGTCGTCGCTCTCATCGCACCGGCTGTGTCGGCCGCCAATTATGGTCCCCGCTTTCAGCAGAAGATGGTGCCGGTCGAGGGTTGCACCCTGAGCGTCACCGTCGGCGGCGCCGGGCCCGCCGTGCTCCTCCTGCACGGTTACGCGGAGACCGCCCAGATGTGGAAGCCACTGGCGGGACAGCTCGCGCCGCGCTTCACCGTAGTCGCGATCGACCTTCCCGGCATCGGCGACTCCTCGATCCCGGCGAGCGGAATCGACATGACCACCTCGGCAAAGCGAATCCACGAGGCGGTCCGCAAGCTGGGCTACGAGCGCGCCCGCGTCGTCGGCCACGACATCGGCCTGATGGTCGCCTACGCCTACGCCGCCCAGTACCCGAACGAGGTGGAGACGCTGACGTTGATGGACGCCTTCCTCCCTGGGATCGGCGCGTGGAGAGACGTCTACGACGCTCCCGGCCCCTGGCACTTCCGTTTCCATGGCCACACGCCGGAGCTGCTGGTGAAGGGCCGGGAGCGGACCTACTTCGAGCATTTCTGGAACGACTTCGCCGCCGATCCGGCGCACTCGATCCCCGAGGCGGACCGTCAAGCGTACGCCCGGGCCTACGCACGGCCGGGAAGGATGGCGGCGGGGTTCGCGTACTTCGCGTCGTTCATGAAGACAGCCGACGAGTTTGCGCAGTTCGGCAAGACTCAGCTGCCGATGCCGGTGACGTCGATCGGTGGAGAGAAGGCGAACGGCGACGCGCTGGGCGCCCAGATGAAGCTCATCTCGCCCAATCCGACCGTGGTGATCATCAGGGGCTCGGGACACTGGATCATGGAGGAAAGGCCCGAGGAGACCATGGCGGCCGTGACACGGGCGCTCGCGCAGTCCGGCACTGCGCAAAAGTGA
- a CDS encoding NAD(P)H-dependent oxidoreductase, producing the protein MRILAFAASLRSASLNHKLIQLAARLAAREGAEVDVVRFREFDMPLYDGDEDAAHGLPEGARKLQRRVEGAAALMIAVPEYNYSIPGPLKNAIDWVSRARPMPWRGRAVYLMSTAPSAMGGVRGLWQTRIPLEGCGAIVFPDMFALPHGTTAFDERGGLRDAASFERLFRDLRGFVRFAEAIEPLCCAPPPVGDATQRAAEIAAALESETELQPET; encoded by the coding sequence ATGCGCATCCTCGCGTTCGCCGCTTCTCTCCGTTCCGCTTCGTTGAACCACAAGCTGATCCAGTTGGCAGCGCGGCTCGCCGCGCGGGAAGGCGCCGAAGTCGACGTGGTGCGCTTCCGCGAGTTCGACATGCCCCTCTACGACGGCGACGAAGACGCCGCGCACGGCTTGCCCGAAGGAGCGCGCAAACTGCAGCGGCGCGTCGAAGGAGCCGCCGCGCTGATGATCGCGGTGCCCGAATACAACTACTCGATCCCCGGTCCGCTCAAGAACGCCATCGATTGGGTTTCCCGCGCGCGGCCGATGCCTTGGCGGGGGCGCGCCGTCTACCTCATGTCCACGGCCCCTTCGGCGATGGGCGGCGTCCGCGGGCTATGGCAGACGCGGATTCCGCTCGAAGGCTGCGGCGCCATCGTCTTCCCGGACATGTTCGCGCTGCCGCACGGGACCACGGCGTTCGACGAACGTGGCGGCCTGCGCGATGCCGCGTCGTTCGAACGCCTGTTTCGCGATCTGCGCGGGTTCGTCCGGTTTGCAGAGGCGATAGAGCCGCTCTGTTGCGCGCCGCCGCCCGTAGGCGATGCGACGCAGCGCGCGGCGGAGATCGCGGCCGCGCTGGAAAGCGAGACCGAGCTGCAGCCGGAGACGTAG